In Microtus pennsylvanicus isolate mMicPen1 chromosome 12, mMicPen1.hap1, whole genome shotgun sequence, the following proteins share a genomic window:
- the LOC142832493 gene encoding large ribosomal subunit protein eL42-like produces the protein MVNVPKTRRTFCKKCGKHQPHKVTQYKKGKDSLYAQGKRRYDRKRSGYGGQTKPIFRKKAKTTKKIVLRLECVEPNCRSKRMLASKRCKHFELGGDKKRKGQVIQF, from the coding sequence ATGGTGAACGTTCCTAAGACCCGCCGTACATTCTGCAAGAAATGTGGCAAACACCAACCCCACAAAGTGACCCAGTACAAGAAGGGCAAAGATTCTTTGTATGCCCAGGGAAAGCGGCGTTATGACAGGAAACGGAGTGGCTATGGTGGGCAGACTAAGCCTATTTTCCGCAAAAAGgcaaaaactacaaagaagattGTGCTGAGACTGGAATGTGTGGAGCCCAACTGCAGATCTAAGAGGATGCTGGCTAGTAAGAGATGCAAGCATTTTGAACTGGGTggtgataagaagagaaagggccaagTGATCCAGTTCTAA